The Pseudomonas sp. IB20 region TTATCGGCTACGACCTGCTGATCGATAACATCGGCATCGCCGAGTGGGCGCCGCACTTGCTGTATGCCGAAGCGCAGCACCCCAATTTCGTACTGCACAGCCGCATCCACCAGCTGGTGCATGGCTCGTGCCGTAAACCACACCACCCAGCCGACGAAGGTTTGCTATGCGTCGACCGCGTGCTGGCCGAGGCACACACGCCGGCTCAACGCCCGGCCCTGCTGATGATGAGTGGCGACCAAATTTACGCCGACGATGTCGCCGGGCCGATGCTGCGCGCCATTCATGCATTGATTGCGCGCTTGGGCCTGTACGACGAATACCTGGAAGGCGCGGTGGTGGACGACAGCGCCAGCCTCTATGGGCATCGCGCCAGCTATTACCATCGGGCGGATCTGCTCCCGGCGTTGGACAGCAACGAGACCCTGCGTGAACGGTTTTTTGGAGGGGTAAAAAAGCCGATTTTTACCAGCAGTACCGCCGACAATCACCTGGTGACCTTTGCCGAAGTGATTGCGATGTACTTGCTGGCCTGGTCGCCCACGCCCTGGCAGTTGATCACGCCACAAGCGCCGCAACTGAACGTCGAAGAACAGCGGCGGTATGCCCGCGAGCAGGTGCACATCGATCAATTCCGTGACGGCCTGCCGGGCGTCGCACGGGTGTTCGCCCACCTCTCGACGCTGATGATCTTCGATGATCACGACATCACCGATGACTGGAACCTCAGCGCTCAATGGGAAGAAACCGCCTACGGCCACCCGTTCTCCAAGCGCATCATCGGCAATGCTCTGCTCGCTTACCTGCTGTGCCAGGGTTGGGGCAACCAGCCGGATGTGTTTGGCGAACTGTTGAGCCAAACCCAGGCACTGACCACCCAAGCGCAAGACAACCACCTGGACGCCATTGCGCAAGATGACCTGCAGGCGGCGCTGCTGAAATTCCAACGCTGGCATTACGTACTGCCCACCACGCCCGCCCTGGTGGTGCTCGATACCCGCACCCGGCGCTGGCGCAGTGAATTTGTTCTCAAGCAACCGTCCGGCCTGCTGGACTGGGAGGCGTTGAGCGAGCTGCAACAGGAACTGCTGGACCACCCTTGCGCCATCATCGTTTCGCCCGCGCCGATCTTTGGCGTCAAGCTGATCGAGACCGTGCAGAAGATGTTCAGTTGGTGTGGCTACCCGCTGCTGGTGGACGCCGAAAACTGGATGGCCCATCGCGGCGCCGCCCAGGTGATCCTCAACATCTTCCGCCACTCGCGCACGCCGGGTAACTACGTGATCCTCTCGGGTGACGTGCATTACTCGTTCGTCTACGAAGTGCTGATCCGCCACCGCAATGCCGGCCCCAGGATCTGGCAGATCACCAGCAGCGGCATCAAGAACGAATTCCCCCCACGGCTGCTGGAATGGTTCGACCGCCTCAACCGCTGGCTCTACTCGCCCCGCTCCCCGCTCAACTGGTTCACTCGCCGGCGCACCATGCAGGTGGTGCCGCATATTCCGCAGCATGCGCAAGCGGGTGAGCGGCTGTGGAATTCGGCCGGGATCGGCCAGGTGTTTTTCAATGCGCAGGGCCAGCCTGAGGCGATTTACCAGCACAACGCGGATGGGAAGCCTCGGACGCAGATGGTGGCGCCGCAGTAAGTTTTCATACGCACCGGACGGTCCGCGTGTGGCTGGGATCACCGCGCTGCATCTTCAAACCGCAGTGCCTGCATCGCTATAGCCCGACAGCTTGTCCATCAGCGCACCGGCGGCGCGTACTGAATGCCGCCATTGCTCCACAACGCATTGAGCCCGCGCTTGATCTTCAGCACGCTGCCCTGGCCGATATTGCGTTCGAACACTTCGTCGTAGTTGCCCACTTGCTTGACGATCTGCACCACCCAGTCCTTGCGCAGCTTCAGGTCCTTGCCGTAATCGCCGTCGGCACCGAGCAGCCGCGCAATATCGGGGTTCTGGGTGGACTTGGCCTGCTCTTCGACGTTCAACGAGGTGATGCCCATTTCCTCGGCATTGAGCATCGCGAACAGGGTCCATTTGACGATGCTGAACCACTCGTCATCGCCCTTACGCACTAACGGCCCCAGCGGTTCTTTGGAGATCACTTCTGGCAACACCACGAACTCGTCCGGGTGGGCCATTTTGATGCGCTGGGCGTACAAGCCCGACTGGTCGGTGGTAAGCACGTCACAACGGCCAGCTTCGGGGCCCTTGGCGCTTTCGTCGGCGGTGTCGAAGGTGATCGGCGTGTACTTCATGCCGTTGGTGCGAAAGTAATCCGAAACGTTGAGCTCAGTCGTGGTGCCGGCCTGGATGCAGACGGTCGCGCCGTCCAGCTGCTTGGCGCCGGTAACGCCCAGTTTGTTGTTCACCAAAAAGCCGATGCCGTCGTAGTAGGTCACGCCGGTGAACACCAGGCCCATGCCCGCATCGCGGGAACTGGTCCAGGTGGTGTTGCGCGAAATCAGGTCGATTTCACCCGATTGCAGCGCGGTGAAACGCTCCTTGGCGGTCAACTGGCTGAACTTCACTTTTGACGCGTCGCCGAATACCGCGGCGGCGACGGCGTGGCACACGTCTACGTCGATGCCGGTCATCTTGCCGTTGGAGTCTGGCACGCCGAAGCCCGGCAAACCATCACTGACACCACACTGGATAAAGCCTTTTTTCTGGATCGCGTCCAGGGTCACGCCCGCCTGGGCGCTTCCCGCCAGGCCCACGACCGCAACAGCGGTGAGGGCGGCCAAGGTGGTTTTGAGGTTGTTCATGCGAGGCACTCCCTGTCGATCTTTATTATTCGGCGCCGCACAGCCCGCGCCGGTTTATAGTGTTGCCGCGCAGTATCGACGGCTTTACACACCTGCCACAAACGACCTTTAGGCAAAGGCTCCTTCCGATTTGGAATGAACTGCATGATCTCAAAACGCTTGACCCCTTCGATGACCGCCCTGCAATGCTTCGAAGCCGCCGCCCGTCACCTGAGTTTCACCCGCGCCGCCGAAGAACTGCACCTGACCCAGAGTGCGGTGAGCAAGCAAGTGGCACAGCTCGAAGAGATGCTGTGCCACAACCTGTTCGAACGGGTGCGCCAGCGTTTGTACCTGTCGCCGGCGGGCTCGCTGTACCTGGCCGAAGTGCACAAGATCCTCACCCAGGTGGACATCTCCAGCCGCTACATCCTCACCTACGGCGGCGAGACCGAAGTGCTGCGCATCGCCACCCAGCCGACGTTCGGCGACCGCTGGCTGGTGCCCAAGCTCAAGGATTTTGCGGCCAAACACCCGAATATCCACCTGGATGTGCGCAACGAACTAGAGCCCTTCGACGTGTTGCAGGCCAAGGCCGACATCGCGTTTTTCTTCGGCCAGGGCTCGTGGCCGGGGGCGACTTGCATCGAGCTGTTTCGCGAAGCCGTGGTGCCGGTCTGTGCGCCGGGCTTTGTCGCTGAAGGCAGCGATGCTTCGTCGCGCCACACCTTGCTGCAATGCACGTCCCGCCCGCAAGCCTGGCACGAGTGGTTCCTGGAACAAGGCCTGCATTCGCAGAACAGCTACCACGGGCCGCGTTTCGACACGTTCTACATGTGCATCCGCGCGGCGCAATCGGGCTACGGCGTGGCGTTGGTGCCGCAGTATCTGGTGGCTGACGAGTTGGCCAATGGCAGCCTGATGATTCCCTGGGATTACACAATGCCCAGCACCGGCGCGCACTTTATCGCGCATGCCGAACATGCGGGCGAGATCCCCAAAGTGAAGGCCTTCCTCAACTGGATGGTGGACTACCTCAAAGCACATCCCGACTTTTAATAATGACCCGGCGACTTTATTTCGTTTGCGGCCAGGCCGGGCGCGCGGCTTAGATAAAAAGACGCCCGCCATTGCCGAGTCCGAGATTCATGAGCCGCGAAACCATCAGCCAGTCGATTTCCATCGTTCACCCCATCAGCCTCAGCCACGGCAAGAACGCCGAGGTTTGGGACACCGCGGGCAAGCGCTACATCGATTTTGTCGGCGGCATCGGCGTGCTCAACCTCGGGCACTGCCACCCAGGCGTGGTCGCGGCGATTGTGCAGCAAGCAACTAAACTGACCCATTACGCGTTCAACGCCGTACCGCACGCGCCCTACATCGAACTGATGGGCCGTCTTACTGCGTTTATCCCAGTGGATTACCCGGTGAGCGGCATGCTCACCAACAGTGGCGCGGAAGCGGCGGAAAACGCCTTGAAGATCGTACGCGGCGCCACCGGCCGCACGGCGGTGATCGCCTTTGACGGCGCCTTTCACGGCCGTACCCTGGCCACGCTCAACCTCAATGGCAAGGTGGCGCCCTACAAACAAAAAGTCGGTGTACTGCCCGGGCCGGTGTATCACCTGCCCTACCCCAGCGCTGACAACGGCGTGACCTGCGCTGAGGCGCTGAAGGCCATGGACCGCCTGTTCAGCGTGGAAATCGACGTTGAGGATGTAGCCTGTTTCATCATCGAGCCGGTGCAAGGCGAAGGCGGTTTTCTGGCCTTGGACATCGAATTCGCCCACGCCCTGCGACGTTTCTGTGATGAGAAAAACATCCTGCTGATTGCCGACGAAATCCAGTCCGGCTTCGGGCGTACCGGCCAGCGCTTCGCCTTCTCGCGCCTGGGAATTGAACCGGACTTGATCCTGCTCGGCAAAAGCATCGCTGGTGGCGTGCCCTTGGGCGCGGTCGTCGGGCGTAAAGCCTTGCTCGACAACCTGCCCAAAGGCGGCCTGGGCGGCACCTACTCCGGCAACCCGATTGCTTGCGCGGCCGCATTGGCCACGCTGGAGGCAATGACGGATGAACACCTGCAAACCTGGGGTTCGCAACAGGAAGAAGCCATCGTCAGCCGTTATGAACAATGGCGTGCGCAAGGCGTGCCCTATCTGGGCCGCCTGACCGGCGTGGGCGCCATGCGCGGCATTGAGCTGGCCAACGCCGACGGCTCGCCGGCACCCAAGCAACTGAGCCAACTGCTGAGCCTGGCGCGGGACGCGGGTTTGCTGCTGATGCCCAGCGGCAAGTCGCGGCACATCATCCGCCTGCTGGCACCGCTGACCATTGAGCCTGCGGTGCTGGAGGAAGGCCTGGATATGCTCGAGGCCTGCCTCAGACAGCTGACTTAGTAGCGTGCATCAACCGGCTTACCGCCATTGGGCCAGTCGCGGATGTGGGTTAGGGACAAATCGATGGACAAAACCGTGAAGTCTCAACGACTATCCACCGCCTAACCACACTGCACGCAAGCACCCCATGCTCGATATCCTCCAAGGCACGCCCCTTTGGGTGTAAGCCGTTTACCTGTGGGTGTGTTACTACGGCATCAAGGCCTGCCTGGGTGGGCGCGAGAATCGTCGTTCGTTGATGATTCTGCCGGTGGTGTTGGTGGTGTGGTCGTTGATCTCGCTGACGCCTTCGATACTGTCGAGCAGCGCCTGGGTTGGCGGTGCTTTGGTCGCCAGCCTGGTGGGCATGTTGCTGTTCAACGCCGAAGGCGCGCGGCTCGATGCCAATGGCGAAACCCTGGTGTTGCCGGGCACCTGGAAAACCTTGCTGATCTCGCAGCTGTTTTTCGCGGTGAAGTATTACTTCGGCTATCAGCAGGCGGTGCATCCGCTGCTGCTGAGCACGCCAGAGATGCTGGTGGCAGTGGGCGCCGTGTCGGGGTTTACCGTTGGTCTGTTCTGCGGGCGCGCCGTACGGCTGCAGCGGGCGCTGACGGCCTTGCGCCGCGATAAGGGCGTTGTGCTGCCTTGACCTGATCTCGCCAGCCACTGAAAATGCGCGACGCTTTTTTGTCCCGTTTACTGAAGTAGTGAAATTTCAATGTCCGATTCTTACACCGAACAATCAGCCCAAGAAGAATCCGTAACAGCCCTGCAATCCAAAGCTGAATACGAAAACGCCATCAATCTTTCACAGCATGTGCCTGCGGCCAAGATCATCAGCGAGATGGTGCTGGATGCTTTCCACACCTCCAAGGAAAGCGACCAGATCCGCGAGCTGCGTGTGGCCATCCGCCAGGCCCACGACGCCTTTGACGACGACACCGCCTACGACCTGATGGGCCAGCTCAAGCAACTCAAAGACGCCGAGGCTGCCGATAACATCGCCTTGGAAGACCTCAGCAGCAAATTCTCGATCAGCCGCATCCTGTCCAGCTTTAAGGACGACCCCCAGTTTCAGGAGCTGGTCTACGGCCTGGCCCTCAAGGTGCTGAACCAGTCGCACCAGGCCATCAGCAACCCAAGCGCCGGCAAGGGCAAGGCCTCACGGCCGAAGAAAGAAGCCGAAGTGTTTGTGATCAGCAAGGACGGCATCAGCGTCACCCTGCCGCTGCGCACGCCGCGCTCCAAGCTGAGCGTTGACCGCGAGGCGTTCGAGTTCCTGGGTTTCAGCTTTGTGGGTGAAGGCGATGAAGCCGAGCTGGAAGTCGAAAGCTTTGTGGATAACTTGGGGGCTGAGCAGCCGTTGAGCCGCAAGAGTGTGATCACTGCATTGCAGCAGCAGACGGCGTTTGATGGGTACAGCATCGCGCAGCAGTAATACCGATGAACTAAATGTGGGAGCTGGCTACCTGGGGGCTGGCTTGCCTGCGATGCATCAACTGGTGCCACTGAGACCGACGCCCGCATCGCAGCATAGGTATCTACACATCTTTTTATGGGTTGATTCTTTGGTTGTCGCGGGGGCGCTGGGTACATATCCGTTATTTGGGTAGGCTGTATGGGTTCCGCTCTTACAGCGGTCACTTTTGAAAAGCGCAAAAGTAACAAAACGCTCTTGCCCCACCACTCGGCACCTCGCCTAGGCTCGGTGTGCCCTCACGCAGGCTTTGGACCGTGGGCCGCCGCCATGGGCCATCCTTGGCCCATCGCGGCTAAACCGGCGTCCTGCCGGTTTACCCCCGCTCCAAAGCCTGCGTTCGGCCAGCGTGGTTTAACGGGGCGCCTAAGATCAAGATCAAAAGCAAGAGCACGGCGGCCTAGTAGCCGACCTGAGTGGTTAATCAAAAGCAAAACCGAGGCGGCCTGACAGCCGACCTGATATTTGAAACTGAACTCAATCTAATGTGGGAGCTGGCTTGCCTGCGCGACTCAAACGGCGGCCGCGAACACCTCACGAAAACGCTGCATCTCCTGCTTATTGCCCACCGTCACCCGCACCCAGTGCGGCCAGTCTTTCCACACTCGCCCGATCAATACACCCTGTGCGGCGAGCTTCTCGATCACCCGCTCCGCCGGTTGCTTCACATCGATCATGAAGCAGTTGCTCTGCGACAACGTGCAGGTAAACCCGCGGCCCTTAAGCCACGCTACCGTCTCATCGCGCACCTGGGCGTTGAGCGCCTTGCGCTGTGGCAGCAGCTTAATGTCTTCCAGGCTCGCCCGGGCGCCGAGCAAGGTCACGGCAGCCGGCACATTGTCGCCGCCAAACACCGCCAGCCGCTCCAGCAGCGCCGGGTGGCCGATCGCCAGGCCCAGGCGCGCGCCGGCCATGCCGTAGATTTTCGAGAAGGTGCGCAGCACCAGCAGGTCGTCGTGGTCCTTGACCCAACTGACGACGCTTGGGGTGTCGGAGAAGTCGATATAGGCCTCGTCCACCACCAGCACGCTGCCTTTGGGTTTGTTCGCCAGTGCCTGGCGGATCGCTTCGGTGGGCGTGATCGTGCCGGTCGGGTTGTTGGGGTTGCACAGGTACAGCATGCCCGCCTGGGGATCGGCGGCGAGCATGGCCGGCACGTCATGGGCGTGCTGGGCGTCGAGGCTCACTGCGTGAACCTGCGCCTTCCAGGACTCGGCGGCTTGGCGCGGCACTTCGTAGGACGGCGTGGCCATGACCAGGCTGCGGCGTGCGCTGGTAAACGCCAAGACGGCGTAGCGCAGCGCGACCATGGAGCCGGCAAACACTGCGACCTGTTCCTCGGCAAGCCCCTGTTGCTGGGCAAACAACCCAGCCAGCGCGTACATGTCGTTGTACGGATAACGCCCGGACGTTGCGATTGCACGCTGCATGGCTTCGCGGGCGGCGGTTGAGGGGCCGTAGGGGCTTTCGTTGTAGTTGAGCCGCACCGTGTCAGCCTTTGTCGGCGGCGGGCTGGCGACCGCCCAATCCAGGCGCGCCAGCACCGGCAGGGCCGCACCGAGGGCCAGAAGGGACCGACGACTTACGCTGATCATGGGACTACTCCTTGTAGACGGGTGATCGATTCGCACAGTGCGCGAGAGCGGCGCCAATCGCTTAGTTCAGCTGCAACTTCTGCTTCAGGCTCTGCATGACATCCGCCTTGTTCTGCAGGTACTCATTCAAACCGCGTGCACGCAAGTTGCACGCGTCGCAGTTACCGCAGCCACTGCCGATGATGCCGTTGTAGCAGGTCAGCGTCTGGTGACGAATGAGCTCAAGCTGGTTGTGGTAATCGGCCAGCGCCCACGTCTCGGCCTTGTTCAGCCACATCAACGGGGTTTCCAGGCGCAATGGGTATTCCATGCCCAGCTCGAGCGCCTTGTTCAAGGCTTTGACGAACTCGTCGCGGCAATCGGGGTAGCCCGAGAAGTCGGTTTCGCACACGCCGGTAATCACGCTTTCAGCTTTAACCTGGTAGGCGTAGATCGACGCCAATGTCAGGAACAGGATATTGCGGCCCGGCACAAAGGTGCTGGGCAGGCTGCCGCCTGAACTGTCCACGGTCGGTACGGGAATGTTGTCACGGGTCAGGCTGCTGATGGCCAGCTCGTTGAGCAAGGACACATCCATGACTTTGTGAACGGTGGCGCCCAGCTGCTTGGCGAGCTTCTGCGCGACTTCAATTTCCGCCACATGGCGCTGGCCATAATCGAAGGTAATACAGTGCACTTCGTCATACAGCGGCAATGCCTGGATCAGACAGGTCGTCGAGTCCTGCCCACCACTGAACACGATCACAGCTTTTTTACTCATTACGTTGCTTCCTGCATTTGTAGAATGTGCGCATAGTTTAAAGGCCACTCAATAAAAAACCCCGCGCTTCTTTCGAAGGCGGGGTTTTTTAATACTCAACCACTCAGTGAGCGTAGGTCAGCAACAGCTCTTTCGGCACTTGGAAATCCAGGGACATCATCACGCTGAGCGCGGTGATGGTGAAGATCGAGAACACGAACAGCTTGCGCGCCCAGACGGTGTCATCCACCGCCTTGTAGCCGGTCCAGGCCATGTACAACCAGTACATGCCCATGGCCGCGGCGACGGCGAGGTAGCTCATGCCGGCGTAGCCACTGAAGGTCAACATCAAGGTCGCCACGAGGAAGGCCAGGATGTAGAGCAGGATGTGTTTCTTGGCCACCTGGATGCCACGCTTGACCGGCAGAACCGGAATTGACGCAGCCAGGTAGTCATTGAAGCGGAAGATCGCGATGGCATAGGAATGCGGCATCTGCCACAGGCTGAACATCACCAGTAGCACCAGCGCGGCCATGTCGAAGCTATTGGTCACAGCCACATAACCAATTACCGGCGGCATCGCGCCCGACAGACTGCCCACCAGCGTGCCGTGAACCGACTTGCGCTTGAGGTACATGCTGTAGAGGCCGACGTAGATGACAAAACCGATCACGGCAAACAGTGCCGCCAGCGGGTTGGCCACCGTGTACAACAACACCACGCCGGCAACACCCAGGACGGTCGCGAACAGCAGTGCCAGTTTAAGGGA contains the following coding sequences:
- a CDS encoding alkaline phosphatase D family protein; amino-acid sequence: MLQAGTLPAVLAGPLLRRLAPQRLVLWLVASRELSPTLRLHVAEHTQDIRLDQGQCQIVPVGRHAFIHLIDVQLDEALPLDVVIGYDLLIDNIGIAEWAPHLLYAEAQHPNFVLHSRIHQLVHGSCRKPHHPADEGLLCVDRVLAEAHTPAQRPALLMMSGDQIYADDVAGPMLRAIHALIARLGLYDEYLEGAVVDDSASLYGHRASYYHRADLLPALDSNETLRERFFGGVKKPIFTSSTADNHLVTFAEVIAMYLLAWSPTPWQLITPQAPQLNVEEQRRYAREQVHIDQFRDGLPGVARVFAHLSTLMIFDDHDITDDWNLSAQWEETAYGHPFSKRIIGNALLAYLLCQGWGNQPDVFGELLSQTQALTTQAQDNHLDAIAQDDLQAALLKFQRWHYVLPTTPALVVLDTRTRRWRSEFVLKQPSGLLDWEALSELQQELLDHPCAIIVSPAPIFGVKLIETVQKMFSWCGYPLLVDAENWMAHRGAAQVILNIFRHSRTPGNYVILSGDVHYSFVYEVLIRHRNAGPRIWQITSSGIKNEFPPRLLEWFDRLNRWLYSPRSPLNWFTRRRTMQVVPHIPQHAQAGERLWNSAGIGQVFFNAQGQPEAIYQHNADGKPRTQMVAPQ
- a CDS encoding amino acid ABC transporter substrate-binding protein, producing the protein MNNLKTTLAALTAVAVVGLAGSAQAGVTLDAIQKKGFIQCGVSDGLPGFGVPDSNGKMTGIDVDVCHAVAAAVFGDASKVKFSQLTAKERFTALQSGEIDLISRNTTWTSSRDAGMGLVFTGVTYYDGIGFLVNNKLGVTGAKQLDGATVCIQAGTTTELNVSDYFRTNGMKYTPITFDTADESAKGPEAGRCDVLTTDQSGLYAQRIKMAHPDEFVVLPEVISKEPLGPLVRKGDDEWFSIVKWTLFAMLNAEEMGITSLNVEEQAKSTQNPDIARLLGADGDYGKDLKLRKDWVVQIVKQVGNYDEVFERNIGQGSVLKIKRGLNALWSNGGIQYAPPVR
- a CDS encoding LysR substrate-binding domain-containing protein; this encodes MISKRLTPSMTALQCFEAAARHLSFTRAAEELHLTQSAVSKQVAQLEEMLCHNLFERVRQRLYLSPAGSLYLAEVHKILTQVDISSRYILTYGGETEVLRIATQPTFGDRWLVPKLKDFAAKHPNIHLDVRNELEPFDVLQAKADIAFFFGQGSWPGATCIELFREAVVPVCAPGFVAEGSDASSRHTLLQCTSRPQAWHEWFLEQGLHSQNSYHGPRFDTFYMCIRAAQSGYGVALVPQYLVADELANGSLMIPWDYTMPSTGAHFIAHAEHAGEIPKVKAFLNWMVDYLKAHPDF
- a CDS encoding 2-aminoadipate transaminase, which translates into the protein MSRETISQSISIVHPISLSHGKNAEVWDTAGKRYIDFVGGIGVLNLGHCHPGVVAAIVQQATKLTHYAFNAVPHAPYIELMGRLTAFIPVDYPVSGMLTNSGAEAAENALKIVRGATGRTAVIAFDGAFHGRTLATLNLNGKVAPYKQKVGVLPGPVYHLPYPSADNGVTCAEALKAMDRLFSVEIDVEDVACFIIEPVQGEGGFLALDIEFAHALRRFCDEKNILLIADEIQSGFGRTGQRFAFSRLGIEPDLILLGKSIAGGVPLGAVVGRKALLDNLPKGGLGGTYSGNPIACAAALATLEAMTDEHLQTWGSQQEEAIVSRYEQWRAQGVPYLGRLTGVGAMRGIELANADGSPAPKQLSQLLSLARDAGLLLMPSGKSRHIIRLLAPLTIEPAVLEEGLDMLEACLRQLT
- the ptaA gene encoding pyoverdine biosynthesis transaminase PtaA, giving the protein MISVSRRSLLALGAALPVLARLDWAVASPPPTKADTVRLNYNESPYGPSTAAREAMQRAIATSGRYPYNDMYALAGLFAQQQGLAEEQVAVFAGSMVALRYAVLAFTSARRSLVMATPSYEVPRQAAESWKAQVHAVSLDAQHAHDVPAMLAADPQAGMLYLCNPNNPTGTITPTEAIRQALANKPKGSVLVVDEAYIDFSDTPSVVSWVKDHDDLLVLRTFSKIYGMAGARLGLAIGHPALLERLAVFGGDNVPAAVTLLGARASLEDIKLLPQRKALNAQVRDETVAWLKGRGFTCTLSQSNCFMIDVKQPAERVIEKLAAQGVLIGRVWKDWPHWVRVTVGNKQEMQRFREVFAAAV
- the queC gene encoding 7-cyano-7-deazaguanine synthase QueC; translation: MSKKAVIVFSGGQDSTTCLIQALPLYDEVHCITFDYGQRHVAEIEVAQKLAKQLGATVHKVMDVSLLNELAISSLTRDNIPVPTVDSSGGSLPSTFVPGRNILFLTLASIYAYQVKAESVITGVCETDFSGYPDCRDEFVKALNKALELGMEYPLRLETPLMWLNKAETWALADYHNQLELIRHQTLTCYNGIIGSGCGNCDACNLRARGLNEYLQNKADVMQSLKQKLQLN
- the cyoE gene encoding heme o synthase, whose protein sequence is MSLKHFIQITKPGIIFGNVLSVAGGFFLASKGHVDLAIFLAAMIGTSLVVASGCVFNNCIDRDIDIKMERTKNRVLVQGLISLKLALLFATVLGVAGVVLLYTVANPLAALFAVIGFVIYVGLYSMYLKRKSVHGTLVGSLSGAMPPVIGYVAVTNSFDMAALVLLVMFSLWQMPHSYAIAIFRFNDYLAASIPVLPVKRGIQVAKKHILLYILAFLVATLMLTFSGYAGMSYLAVAAAMGMYWLYMAWTGYKAVDDTVWARKLFVFSIFTITALSVMMSLDFQVPKELLLTYAH